In Macadamia integrifolia cultivar HAES 741 chromosome 5, SCU_Mint_v3, whole genome shotgun sequence, a single window of DNA contains:
- the LOC122079439 gene encoding V-type proton ATPase subunit e1, producing MGFLITTLIFIVTGVIASLLIRICCNRGPSGNLFHLTLVITATVCCWMMWAIVYLAQMKPLIVPILSEGE from the exons ATGGGCTTCTTGATAACGACCCTGATTTTCATCGTGACAGGCGTCATTGCCTCCCTCTTGATCAGAATTTGCTGCAACAGAGGACCTTCTGGAAATCT GTTTCACTTAACACTGGTCATTACGGCGACAGTGTGTTGTTGGATGAT GTGGGCAATTGTATACCTTGCGCAGATGAAACCACTAATCGTTCCAATCCTCAGTGAAGGGGAGTGA